Proteins from a single region of Amyelois transitella isolate CPQ chromosome 31, ilAmyTran1.1, whole genome shotgun sequence:
- the LOC132903903 gene encoding uncharacterized protein LOC132903903 codes for MFDTEKLIFEVEQRPCLWNLSEKSYSDKFLKQKAWQEVAENCFEEWNNLSNEDKEKKIHFLQKKWKTVRDYYTREKKKENEERSGSAAKKKKPCPYFDLLQFLKVTKQSRNSFSNVTSPENTDNDNDDSNITGNNDDEDPDEQSRSTEADSPLYQPSTSQPASMQKPVYENQPSTSKQTVPSQPETSVSRTKNKKQTLTLFQESLLKKFDNDDDKDPN; via the exons ATGTTCGACACggaaaaattgatttttgaaGTGGAACAACGGCCATGTTTATGGAATTTGTCAGAAAAGTCATACAGTGACAAGTTTTTGAAACAGAAAGCATGGCAAGAGGTCGCTGAGAATTGTTTTGAAGAATGGAACAACTTGAGCAACGAAgacaaagaaaagaaaa TACATTTTCtgcaaaaaaaatggaaaaccGTAAGAGATTATTACAcgcgtgaaaaaaaaaaagaaaatgaagaaagAAGTGGTAGCGCAGCAAAGAAGAAGAAACCATGCCcgtattttgatttattgcagtttttaaaagttacCAAACAGTCAAGGAACTCATTTTCAAATGTAACTTCTCCTGAAAACACTGATAATGATAACGATGACAGTAATATAACTGGCAACAACGACGATGAAGATCCTGATGAACAATCCAGATCCACAGAAGCAGACTCACCACTGTATCAACCGTCTACCAGCCAGCCAGCGTCAATGCAAAAACCTGTATACGAAAACCAGCCATCGACGTCAAAGCAGACAGTGCCATCGCAACCCGAGACATCTGTATCccgaacaaaaaataaaaaacaaacactgACACTGTTTCAAGAATCTCTTCTCAAAAAGTttgataatgatgatgataaggatcctaattga